The Zingiber officinale cultivar Zhangliang chromosome 2A, Zo_v1.1, whole genome shotgun sequence genomic sequence acctttcttgacttctggtcagtcaagaagctccattgtgctctcaagtgtcttgaaccaagcctgggcatcccagggctcagtcgtgcctgagaagctttctggtttcagcttcagccactggatgaggtatgcttcttgtcttctaggtattgtggcgacttccagggcaactgatgggacttcagtcaccactggggtctccacattaatggttggggaagtGAGAGGAGCTAGCTTCTGATTGGTCAttagattgacaatcacttgctgctgctcgctacttgtctctgaagttgagtaacatcttcagagagaataggcccagggggttctgggctcttcgttctcctgatcttggttctcagtacgaacagtacggggatgttctcttcttgccatctaattatgcaaagaaagagacttgctatcttctctatccttcctaaacatacatatatatggatcaagaaaggagaaacaataacttctatcttacttaagtactcataaacaattactctgtactgcagttaataataaggaaagtagaataaagaaagaatttaaatactttcttacttggagacggcaaggatgatactgatgtgtgtgtgtgatgctggagaatggaacactgctctgataccaactgtaacaactcacccttcttactactactctctaagggcggttGTTACCTATCTAtcactctacttactagtgtcactgatgcTGTTATGAGCattagttagatttatcacggcccagaggatttcctaccgaaaaatttaggcagagtctcccctgtaccggtgaccaaattcattatacaaacaatatatacgcagccacaggcggctgaaacacatttttcacaaccacgcagtaacaaaatcacactataaccaaagcaactactctagcaaaagcaaccaactacatcactccacaaataataaaagtgaactaattacaagtgcgaaataaacttaaatacagtctcaactcataataacacttaaggaaactaaaagaattaaacagaaagtcttgacaattttgtcaGTAAATTcaggatctctccacagtccagtcatcacacaccttcatcaccaccaccaccctgtcgcctccctttcatatcttagcttttcctttatctgcagtaggagcaaagaaaataaaactataagtgaaactcttagtaagtactaatctatctaacaaaaactcgaagtgcataaaagtaatgcaacaatactaaatctgaaatgctaaaaggaaagctgcatGTAcacatggtatacagaaataaagctgaatactaaacatgctcaaacaaggaaagctgcatgtactcatggtatacagaaataaagctgaatactaaacatgctcactaactgacaggaaaataatgaaactactgttgtaggcttagaattaaagaactaaacttctattgattctaagtaTAATACTCGTTTCATTTTCTTGCAtctttatactagaaattaatctttttctctttcactttcttcttctttttttcctttcttttcttcttttttgggcccaagcttagtaccatctttgttttgtgcgctctctaatagtgactgaggtagcgagcctctagtcatatgaggtaaagaccttggtcttaccagggccaagaccttggaattagtCACCTGTatttatttaacgacaatcttggaagtcaggtactagcctcttactttaaattacttgttatctttttattttattttatttagaccttggtcttttctctactcatacttctcataatccatCATCAGGGCTTATAGAACCCTATaggtatatctaacaagtagagaattgcaactaaataagcatgctataaaaataaagaaaagccaatcaaactacaagataagcttaatagctgttcatgttcaagaaaaccaataaactaacactacatgctttaaatgaaggttgttcttgcctttctaagtagcaaggaaaatgttaaactcattctaactaaataatggACTGTTCTTACTATTCAAATACTGAAATTTAGGATCCTATCTTGACCTTGGACCTGTTTTGCTTAGAACTCCTCATAAACCCCTAAACAGATTAAATGGAGCATTTTACCATCCTTTCTACCTACAAATTCTAAGGTTTCCTAGCACAACCATGCTCCTTAGGCTATGCTGCAAAGGATAAAAACAACTTAAATATGTTGTGAAAGCAAAACTAAGCATGCTGTGGAGTTCAAGCTGTGAAAGTAAACCAAAtacaactactaggcatgcagtGGAAATCAAGCTAAGCATACTGGGAAAATCAAAGATTAAAATACTAAACTTAAAGCTAATCATATTCATGGAATTAGCAAATAAAAACTAAGCTACAAGATACACTATGTATAGTTGTTCGTGCCTAGTAGTGGCAaggaaaactaagctacaaataggcaattcaatcctaaacaatttaaattgagTTTCATGGTAGCAAGTATCAAAAGAACAAGCCGAAACCTACAAACTATAAATTTCCTTTGCGGAATCGTAGATCTATACAATTTTACAGACCACCTCCTATTCTTTTAGGTTACTTACCAAATAAAAAGAAGTTTGATTAACCTTATTCTTTATTCCTAACCAAACAAGAGAAAGGACTATTTTActtattcatttttttccttctttcccGTTTCAACTTCTTCACTGTCCAAAAAGGACCAGAAAACACAACACCGAACAATATTGTCTCCAACACAAATTATTGGATCGTCCAAACAAATAGACCAGTAAAACAAGAAGTTGTAgagatttctataattatcaaaaATTGAGACATGATCATCAAAAGAGTCATTCAACAGAGATACAAGAAAGGTTGataaaactcacggcagtaaAGTGAAGTAATTCTGCTTAGTGAAGAAAAACTAGGGTTCACAGCATCAAGATGTGAAACTAGGGTTCACGGTGAAAGAAAAAGCTTGCTATGCAGTGAAGAAataaatttttagggttcatgtgTGCTCCGGAAGCAAGGTGAAAAACTAAAGaaattcggagctatcctactgcaggtgagtagtaacttacagcgtgttcttggattcaaaccgagaaggaaggggattctagggtttcgggtgaagctTGACGATCTCGGTGGCTCCTTTGAGTTCCCGAGCTCCCTTCGTTGAGATGACCCCGTACGGGTGaggaccggccggaaaaagccctcgtcggccgccggagggagagaaccctagcttCGTCGCTTCTTCACCCGAGAACAGAACTCGCCGCGCCGCGCGTGCGTGTGAGGAGAAGGGAGTTTCGGCTCGGGAAGAAaatttaggtctttttaaaactagggttttccattataactatactttatatatatctcgcttcatacttattaacataCCACGCATAGCCCAGTTTGTTGggctgtgtccggttgggtcagtctgacccgaggtcgtgggttcgagtttcaccttcaacgatttttttgtcaaaacttctttttttttgtaagcatactaaacgacctccaaaaattacataaaaatactctaaaaattcctaaaaatctctagaatattttaaaagtatttccaaatatttttatggacttttagaacttgaaatagggaaaattaggtcgttacataTATAATCCTtgattattaaataatatttcttttttcgAAAAGATTTGAAAGATAATGATGATCTCTTTTTACTTTCTCTTCAATCCTCCTTTTGTCAGCCCACAGGATAATCACTATCTTAGTATCGTGGTGTTAGCCATAAGCATGACCATACCTAGAATGAGATAGGAATTGTCCCAAGGCAcatgcatactatgctaattgTAACTTCTTGAGGCACCATATTGGTAGATGCTAGATAAGACGTGCTCAATATTATTTTGGTCTATGAAGTCAAGAGTGCTTTCTGATAGAGTTCTTTTGATAATGAGAAattccaagctctatggaggcgcctcggacactgttcatccgaagttaacttgtgctcctttggtcctgtaaatgtgttagtccaaaacactTACCCTATAAAACacagttagcacaaaacaacagtaaatatgataacagaatataatgacagtctccagactgtccgggtctaacttcggattcccaaccggaaaccctatgtcgacccgacgcctactgttccctccacggggaacgcgtcctcacctactccactcaggagatttacctgatgccagtgtgatcctccagatcgactagacttttgctcggtgctcgatgctttcggactttctactggacttccacttcccggctagtccagtctttcaccgggttcgcgacaccaagactttccacctagggttacccccccccccctcttaggacttttgcctgaagcactcaacccaccaagactttatgcatagggttaccaccccctatgatccaggattaccaccccctagggttttcacctgccaaaccacagttaggactttcctgaaacacttagtcaagcacgttagatcacaacacaccttaactttgaatcctttgccattatcaaaactcaggttcgatcgtcggatgcatcCCGCACCAACATGTTTAGTTGTTTAAGGGATATATAATCCTtgattattaaataatatttcttttttcgAAAAGATTTGAAAGATAATGATTATCTCTTTTTACTTCTCTTCAATCCTCCTCTTGTCAGCCCACAGGATAATCACTATCTTAGTATCGTGGTGTTTGCCATAAGCATGACCATACCTAGAATGAGATAGGAATTGTCCCAAGGAACATGCATGCTATGCTGATTGTAACTTCTTGAGGCACCATATTGGTAGATGCTAGATAAGACGTGCTCAATATTATTTTGGTCTATGAAGTCAAGAGTGCTTTCTGATAGAGTTCTTTTGATAATGAGAAATTCCAGATGCAATGTGAAATTTCTCCTTGAGAAAGAAGGCTAGTTCCTACCTATATGAATCAAGTAACAtatgtatttatatttatttctacTAAATATAATCTGTGCATACATGTTTTACCTAATTGGTTTTTAGTTCTTTCCATACCACATTCCTTGGAGCCACCACAAGCTGATTCCACTGtgaaaagaaatacaaataaTACTCACCTCAACCATGAACCTTAAACTATGAGACAAACTTAGCAATCACATCAAAAAACAAACCAGACATATAATCTATTGGACAATCATGTAGTCGGAGATAGAGAAAAAAGATctgaatttctaaaaattaaattcaaatttatctgTTGAATTGTAACATACATTAATCTAAGGCAAGTAAGAAGCTATCATATGCGACAAGAGTTGAATTGATCAGATCGATACTACAAGGGGCTTAATGTTATGATTATCCATTTTTCCTATACCAATCATAGTTGTAGATAAGATAATCGAATAATGCATACAACTCTAAGAATTTGTCAATGGCATAGAGAGACCAATGTTATCTTAAAGACgaggagaaaataaaatatgaaatagagTACGTGTCTTTATGATGAAAGTATTATGAACATTCACACAAAGAAAGACTGCTTATAGAACCAACGGGTCTGTGATTTTTATCTTAAGTCACAACCTAAGAAAGGAGATTAATCGGCCTACTATTGGAGCGAGAAGGGAATAAAGATGTTGCAATAAGAATGTTGGAAAGCTAGACTTAGGATATAGTTTTGGACACATCAAATTAAAAGCACACAATTCCTTGAGGTCgaagaaacaaatgcaacatgaCTCTGTATGAAGTTGATTTGAAGTCTCTGTATATCATAGAAATATTCTTTCACAAAGTAGTTAGGAATGAAAGAAAGATTGACAACTAAAGGTAGAATCAATCTCAATAgataaacctaaaattaaaaattaaagttaaaatttaaaatttaaaattaaaattaaacttaaaacataatttaaaaattaaacttaaacctaaaatcaaatgaatttatttaaataatttttctttcttttagatTTTTCCCCCTTTTTTACAGGAAAGGAATTGGAGTCTATATATTAtgatttctttcctttatttaggttagattatatagtttatataaatatatgttTAGTTGTTAAGGGATATATAATCCTtgattattaaataatatttcttttttcgAAAAGATTTGAAAGATAATGATTATCTCTTTTTACTTTCTCTTCAATCCTCCTCTTGTCAGCCCACAGGATAATCACTATCTTAGTATCGTGGTGTTAGCCATAAGCATGACCATACCTAGAATGAGATAGGAATTGTCCCAAGGCACATGCATGCTATGCTGATTGTAACTTCTTGAGGCACCATATTGGTAGATGCTAGATAAGACGTGCTCAATATTATTTTGGTGTATGAAGTCAAGAGTGCTTTCTCATAGAGTTCTTTTGATAATGAGAAATTCCAGATGCAATGTGAAATTTCTCCTTGAGAAAGAAGGCTAGTTCCTACCTATATGAATCAAGTAACAtatgtatttatatttatttctacTAAATATAATCAGTGCATACATGTTTTACCTAATTGGTTTTTAGTTCTTTGCATACCACATTCCTTGGAGCCACCACAAGCTAATTCCACTGtgaaaagaaatacaaataaTACTCACCTCAGCCATGAACCTTCAACTATGAGACAAACTTAGCAATCACATCAAAAAACAAACCAGACATATAATCTATTGGACAATCATGTAGCCGGAGATAAAGAAAAAAGATctgaatttctaaaaattaaattcaaatttatctgTTGAATTGTAACATACATTAATCTAAGGCAAGTAAGAAGCTATCATATGCGACAAGAGTTGAATTGATCAGATCGATACTACAAAGGGCTTAATGTTATGATTATCCATTTTTCCTATACCAATCATAGTTGTAGATAAGATAATCGAATAATGCATACAACTCTAAGAATTTGTCAATGGCATGGAGAGACCAATGTTATCTTAAAGACGAGGAGAAATTAAAATATGAAATAGAGTACGTGTCTTTATGATGAAAGTATTATGAACATTCAcacaacactacaagaaaaaaggtcTATAATGACACACATAAATGTCCTTATAGTATATTTTTGGTGACACTTAAGTTTTAGTGACATCACCAAAAAACGTCCTATAAAGTGATGTCGTCTTATACCTCCTCGCATTCCTGACATTTTATGATGTCTTTATACAATATCAATGTTAACTTTAAAAGTGTCACAATATAGGGATATACTGACAATCAAAAATGTCAggaaaaatcatattttaaggatatttataaatgtcacctaaactaatttataatgtataataaatatcattataataatttataaatacattaaaaattatcattaatttttatttagaataAATAACTTGAATTCAATATTTACATATCATCACAATTCATTGACCATTTAGAATAGAAAAAATtacaaaacaaaatttaaaaggcTCATAGATATTTTTATACATCCAATACTCATTTGAGTCAAATTTACAAATACAATACTAATGATAAATCTtttacattcaaaacaacctacaaatacactcaaaatattaaattGTAAATACTAACAAAGTCTTGTAAAATAAAAACTCGATTAGATGGATCATCTTCAACCATTATATTGATTCATAAAAATCCAAGTACCTGTCACCTGCAAATACAATGTATATATTTGTATAAATGAAATAAAACAATGAAgatacaaaattaataaaaatagttCAAAATATTATATATCATACCAAACGAGAAAAATGCAAAGTATCATTCCATATGCACCTAATAATAGTCTTCGCTTACTGTTAATTACAAACACCAAAGAAAACAATGAAAAGTTTTTATTTCCATAACAGTATATGTGCCCCAACAAAGCAAACATCATTAGTAACAAAATAAATCAACAAACTTTACTTATCAATCAACATCGGTAATCAGTCCTCTCATTATCACTTAAACCAACTAGGGAAAATGCATACTACACAAACTTAATAGAGCTGAGTTTATTCACACCAACCTTAACTCCAATTCTACTTGAAATTTAATGGATGGGCACATATATAAAGAAATTGGTAAAGCTTTGAACGAGATATATAGACTACTTTAACAAACATAAAAGAGCATGAAAGATTGATACATGTATTTATGAACTCTaccaaaataataaataaataaaaagaaaagtaacAAAAATAGTGCTCGTGCTTTAAAAACCCTTTGCAGCATATATATGTTCCTTGATGCTCAAAGTTGTGGCGGGTAAAGCAAATTCTAGCTGAATTCAAACCCTTTGCAGCATATATGTCCCAATAAAGTGGtgcctaaaatttttaaaaaaaaatctgattacGTTAATAAACCATAGATCTATAAAGCTAAGGTTCATTGAATTTCACTAGAAATCAATGACCATCAGACAACACGATTTAAGAAGATAGGATTTGGTCCATACAACAAAGGTTGTCTGCCAATCATGACAATGGATTATGTCAGGCCTTTTCCCAGCTTCATAGAGCAACTCAAGTGCAGCACGACTGAAAAATGAAAACCGTTTGAAGTCGTCATGCTCTCCATAATATGTTCCTCTCCAGAAGAACTTGGCTGGATGGTGAGGCTCAATTAAATAAACAGGCAGACCTGAAAACTAACTTTCTGTCAAGCTCAATTTGTATATCTAATACAAGTTAAAAAACCAGAATAAACTTAGTTTTACACCTTCAATAGTCCCAACCCAAATTTTGTTCCTGAATAGTTGTCCATCAAAATAAGACTCTATCACAACATCCAGTGCCTGCAACATCAACTATACTGAGAACCTACACTAACACCATATCATCCCAAAAGTAGGAACTGGTACAAACAACAATGTAATATACCTTCAGATCGGCAATAAGATCATACTGTATATAATCATATTTTGGAAGGACAATTTCCACTAGGTGTCCCTTCCTCTGCAATGCTTTACCAAGACCAGTGATAACATCCCCTAAACCACCAacctaaaaataaatatagatcacaaaaaaattaaaagtaatagaaagaaacattgaagttcaTAAGGGTAATTTTCAGGTAGAACATATGCATGTACACAGGCAAACACTTAAAATATAAACTTTCAGCTGGATTCTCGAGTTTAGACTTCACAATGTTATTTCATCCTTAATTGCCTTTGATTCATAGCACCTGACAATATTATTCCATCCCTATTCCATCcacataaatttcataatttACATAGAAAAGATTTGTATGTAGGAATAGAAAGTTAAGAGGTCCAAGAGTTAGTGGAAGTGTGCAACAAAAACATAAAAACAAACAGATATTGTGATATGCACAAGTATTTTAACAGAAATATCTGTTTAGTATTACTCAAGAGGCTAAGCAGACATTAAATGTTGAATGCTCACTTGCAACAATACTTAGAAGgcacttcaaaaaaaaaaacaaaagaaggaatctaaaaatatcctaaaaccACTTCAACATGTCTGAGTAGTGCAGTGAATAATAACTCCtctgattaaaatttttaatgtaAGATCGCAAAGTTCTGATACAAGAAACAAAGAGTTCACATTATGTAAGATGCAAGTTTGGCTCACCTTTGCAACTGGTGCCATTTCTGCAGCAATAAGGATAATGTGTAATCCTGTCCTGCATAagagaaatagaaaaataaagagTAACCGTATGAACTTTCATAACTGAATGTTGTACAAAAACATCTGAATAGCAATAAGAAACTAAACCTTGTACTGGTGTACGTCAACTTCAGGAAGGTAGTCAACCTTTCATGCTCACCCTTACTCTCACAAGCCAAATACGCATCACGAATTCGAGAATCTTTCTTCCATGCCATATCTCGCAATGACTTGGCATCATTGGTTGATATCTTCCTTGGATGTGGGGAGGGAGCCAGAAGAGGAAGACAGGCTGATCTCTTCCTCTGACACCATCTCCTCCTTCTCGTCGTCAGAATGTGGCAACGCGAACCAGACCCTCGTCGCCTGACGAGCCGACCCTCGTCGCCTGGCGAGCCGACCCTCGTCGACTGGCGAGCCGACCCTCATCGCCTGGCTAGGCGACCCTCGTCGCCTGGCGAGTCTACCCGTGGTGCTGCGGTGAGGGAAGAAATAATAAATAGGTTACCTTTGAGCTTCTCCTTACTTGTTGTAGAGAGGGAAGAACCTGGTTACATTGCAAAGAGAAGAAGAGGTGGGAGACGAAGGAAACCTAATGGCGATCGGCGATCGGCGATCGGCGATAGAGGAAAGGAAACCTAGGcgatagagaaaagaaaaggaaagacgAAGAGGTGGGAGATAAAGGAAATGATCGTGTGGGAAGAGAATTAATAGGGTTTCCAATATAATGACACATATAAAATATGTCACTATAAGTGGTCTAAtatgattatttttataaaaaataaatcaatggTAAAAAAtgtcattaaaaatattttataatgacatttttTTATAAGTGTCATTAAGAAAATGTCATAGTAgaccttttttcttgtagtgcaaagAAAGACTGCTTATAGATCCAACGGGTCTGTGATTTTTATCTTAAGTCACAACCTAAGAAAGGAGATTTATCGACGTACTATTGGAGCGAGAAGGGAATAAAGATGTTGCAATAAGAATGTTGGAAAGCTAGACTTAGGATATAGTTTTGGACACATCAAATTAAAAGCACACAATTCCTTGAGGTTgaagaaacaaatgcaacataacCCTGTATGAAGTTGATTTGAAGTCTCTGTATATCATTGAAATATTCTTTTACAAAGTAGTTAGGAATGAAAGAAAGATTGACAACTAAAGATAGAATCAATCTCAATAGATCCTGCAACCATGTTGATCCATAAAATCCAAATGCATGTATATAAAATAATGTTTGTAATTTATCCATAAATTCAACTCTtgcaaaaaaaattgataatcaaTAGTTGTTGTAGAAAAAAATGAGAAGGATGTAttcatgtatatatttttattttaataatttatatttatattttatataaaaaataaattatttcctaatacatGAATAGCATATAGAATTAATAGTGTTGCTCAATGGGAAGAAACTTTTTAAACTTGAAACATGATTTATTCATCTAAGTTATGATTACACTGTGGCAGTTGAAGAAAGAAGAATACGAAACAGAAACAGTATCTGAAATGTACGTATCTCTTAAACTTTGCTATGGCAAATGGGCAAAAGGCAGAAGAGAAGTGTCAAGAAAATAGTTTTCTTTACTCCCAAGTGAGCAAAGTAATAGTCAATCGATGGTGATAATGAAGATGATGATTGGTTGTATGTATGTACATTGATGGAAGCAAGAGCTAGTGATATATGAGCAAAAGCCTTGGCATGGGAGCCAAGTCATGAGCTTGCATGAAACCAGCTTCTCAACAGTCGACGCCAACAATTGGATATATCATCACCCTCCACGTACGGCTACTACGTACTTACTATAAATACCACCTCGAGCAATCGTGATCTCCTCATCGCAAGTCCCTTCCCAAACCATCAATGGCCTTCCGATCTCCTCCTCCGCCCCCCGCAAGGCAACCACCCACGTCACCTCCTCCCACACCACGTCAAAGTCCCCCGCCTCCCACTCCCATCGTGAACCCACCACCGCCGCCGCCTCGAGGGAACCCTCCGCCGCCTCCGGCTCCCACTCCCAAACTTCCACCGCCGCCTCCGAATGTAAAGCCACCGCCACCTCCGGCTCCCACTCCCATGCTGCCACCGCCGCCTCCTAGTGTAAAGCCACCACCGCCGCCACAACGAAGCCCCCCGCCGCCTCCTAGTGTTAAGCCACCGCCACCTCCCACTCCCAAACTGCCACCGCCGCCACAACGAATCCCCCCGCCGCCTCCTAGTGTTAAGCCACCGCCACCTCCCACTCCCAAACTGCCACCGCCGCCGGCTCCAGTTGCACCGCTAGTTCCGCCGCCGCCACCGCCGGGCCCAAACCACACCGTGGTCATCGTGGTGGTAGCCACCCTCGGCGGCCTTGTCCTCCTCGGTTTCCTTGCGGCGGCCGTGTTCTGTTTCCTacagaagagaaagaagaagcagAGGGCGGCAGCGAGAGAAGGGCTGGCGGCGGACGTGGAGGGTCATGTGCACGGGCAGCAGTTACACGAAAGGTTCAAGAAGGGGGCGGCGTCCTCCTTCGGTAAAGCTGCACGCAGTTCCAGCCGGGCGACCGGTTAGTCAGCGGATGCTGAAGCTACCagacagatatatatatatatctgcgaATGGTTCAACTTGAGATCCTCTAATTAATAACTTGAGTACTGAATTTGTACACGTGCATGTGTTTGAGCTACGATCTATCatatattataatatataatatattgggATGAATAATGAGAATAAAGTGTGTGCTGTTTGTTAAAAGAATGGAT encodes the following:
- the LOC122040986 gene encoding probable starch synthase 4, chloroplastic/amyloplastic isoform X3, producing the protein MAWKKDSRIRDAYLACESKGEHERLTTFLKLTYTSTRTGLHIILIAAEMAPVAKVGGLGDVITGLGKALQRKGHLVEIVLPKYDYIQYDLIADLKALDVVIESYFDGQLFRNKIWVGTIEGLPVYLIEPHHPAKFFWRGTYYGEHDDFKRFSFFSRAALELLYEAGKRPDIIHCHDWQTTFVVTGTWIFMNQYNG
- the LOC122040986 gene encoding probable starch synthase 4, chloroplastic/amyloplastic isoform X4, encoding MAWKKDSRIRDAYLACESKGEHERLTTFLKLTYTSTRTGLHIILIAAEMAPVAKVGGLGDVITGLGKALQRKGHLVEIVLPKYDYIQYDLIADLKALDVVIESYFDGQLFRNKIWVGTIEGLPVYLIEPHHPAKFFWRGTYYGEHDDFKRFSFFSRAALELLYEAGKRPDIIHCHDWQTTFV
- the LOC122040986 gene encoding probable starch synthase 4, chloroplastic/amyloplastic isoform X1 — protein: MAWKKDSRIRDAYLACESKGEHERLTTFLKLTYTSTRTGLHIILIAAEMAPVAKVGGLGDVITGLGKALQRKGHLVEIVLPKYDYIQYDLIADLKALDVVIESYFDGQLFRNKIWVGTIEGLPVYLIEPHHPAKFFWRGTYYGEHDDFKRFSFFSRAALELLYEAGKRPDIIHCHDWQTTFVAPLYWDIYAAKGLNSARICFTRHNFEHQGTYICCKGFLKHEHYFCYFSFYLFIILVEFINTCINLSCSFMFVKVVYISRSKLYQFLYICAHPLNFK
- the LOC122040986 gene encoding probable starch synthase 4, chloroplastic/amyloplastic isoform X2; translation: MAWKKDSRIRDAYLACESKGEHERLTTFLKLTYTSTRTGLHIILIAAEMAPVAKVGGLGDVITGLGKALQRKGHLVEIVLPKYDYIQYDLIADLKALDVVIESYFDGQLFRNKIWVGTIEGLPVYLIEPHHPAKFFWRGTYYGEHDDFKRFSFFSRAALELLYEAGKRPDIIHCHDWQTTFVVWTKSYLLKSCCLMVIDF
- the LOC122043607 gene encoding extensin-like, giving the protein MAFRSPPPPPARQPPTSPPPTPRQSPPPPTPIVNPPPPPPRGNPPPPPAPTPKLPPPPPNVKPPPPPAPTPMLPPPPPSVKPPPPPQRSPPPPPSVKPPPPPTPKLPPPPQRIPPPPPSVKPPPPPTPKLPPPPAPVAPLVPPPPPPGPNHTVVIVVVATLGGLVLLGFLAAAVFCFLQKRKKKQRAAAREGLAADVEGHVHGQQLHERFKKGAASSFGKAARSSSRATG